The segment agcaggagcctattatacagagcgaagtaagtcagaaaaagaaacaccagtacagtatattaacacatatatatggaatttacaaagatggtaacaacGATCCTATATGTAAGatagcagaagagacacagatataaagaacagacttttggactatgtgggagaaggggagggtgggaggatatgagagaatagcattgaaacatgtatattactatatgtaagatagatgaccagtgcaagtttgatgcatgaagcagggcactcaaagccagtgctctgggaaaacccagagggatggggtggggagggagtggggagagggggtcaggatggggagacacatgtgcacccgtggctgattcatgttaatgtacggcaaaaaccaccacaatattgtaaagtaattatcctacaattaaattgattaatttaaaaaataaatgcgttcagttcaaggaaagaaaaaaaaaagatctggagcagccaaaaaaaaaggtacataccctaatttaaaaataccttactggtgggaaaaaaaaaagctatcatctgagccttcagtgaggcATAGGAGTAACATCTAAGATTCCTGGTCACGGATCACCATCAAAGATGTAACAATAATGACCAAATTTGAAATATTGTGCgaattaccaaaatatgacacagagacaTAAAGTGAGCAAATGCCATTTGGTAAAATGGTGTCCATAGACTTGCTTGACctagggttgccacaaaccttcaatcaataaaaaatgtaatatctTCAAAGCATAAGAAAGTggagcacaataaaatgaggtaaagCTGGGTATGTCTGACCAGAAAATACAGAgtcttgttttattcatttattcagtttatCAGGAAACATCATGAGAATGAGCACATTCTCATTATTAAAGCTCTGAAGAATAAAATGACTctgatttccttctttcctttttttgataATGGAGAAGACTACCGTGTCATTTCGGCCCATGAGGTCCTTTGCTACCAGAATGAAATGATCATACGAGAGAGAGATATTAAGATCACAAGGATGGTATTAGTAATTGACCATCACTGTGCACTTACTATGTGTCAAGCTCAAGTGAATCATAATCATTTCCTCATTTACTCTCCCCCAAAATCCTGGGAGGAAGGTGTTATCATTCTCacttaatacataaaaaaaaaaacaaaaacaaaaaaaacacaaaaaaacagatTGTGAGTAATTTGTCCAAGTTCACAAATAGGATCAGTGGCCActccaggattcaaatccagataTGTGCTTATAACCTCTTCACATCTTGCCTCACCCTGAAAGTCAAGCTGAGAAAACTGTTCTTGGCAAAGAGGTGGGTAAGATTTGAATTCTTTAGAGGTAAGAGGAAATCTAGACAGGACtagatacatatacatgtgtgtgtggctgggtcactctgctgtacacctgaaattaacacaacattgtggattaactgtacttcaattatttttaaattgaaaaaaaaaatcttttgtgacttagcaggaaaaaaaaaaaaaaaagatttgggtTTTTTAAGGTTCCAGAAAGTTCTGACCTCTTGTTGGTATTTCCTGGCAGCAAAATTTGGACCTTTTATCTTAGTTGTAGATTTTGGAAAGTCAGGTCACTTTAGGATAGTGGGAGCTGCCTTCAGGGGCAGGCCTTGCCTAgaaggggctccccaggtgtgGTGCATCCTGGTACCCAGGGGACTTGGGGGAGGCACCTCAGGCCCAGTGCAGACTCCATACTGCATTCCTGGCTGCTCTTGGAGGAGACTGGGCAGCAGACCTCACATGTAACGGCTCCATTGTTTCAAGCAGATACTCAACAAGCACACGTCTAACCTGTGACAGTATCAGTCATCTTTAGTAatgactttgtttgtttgtttgtttgatcaCTCAGTTGTGGCTGGCCCTTTTGCAACCAcattggactgtagtcctcccagctcctgtgtccatgggatttcctaggcaggaatactggagtgggttgccatttcctcctccaggggatcttccccacccagggatcaaactcgcgtctcctgcatGTGTCTCCtgctattgcaggcagattgtttacacccgagccaccaggaaaacaatCTTAGTAAaggtttggtggtggtttagttgctaagtcgtgtccaactcttgcagccccatggactgtagcctgtcagactcctctgtccatggaattctccaggcaagaatactggagtgggttgccatctccttctccaagggatcttcctgacccaggaatcaaacccaggtctcctgccttgcaggcagattctttaccaactgagccggTCAAAGGACTCTTTGAACCAACCGGGCTAATACTGTATTGTCCTTTTCCCCCCATAGGACATCGAGGTCTCTGTGAACATTCTCTAAAATGTTTAAGCTCGAGAATCACGGAGCGGAAGCTGCAGGGCACCTGGCTGCCTGCTGGCCGAGGGAGCCTGGAGAAACCATTCCTGGGATCACGCAACTCTGTGGTGCCTGCATTCAGCCCCCAGAGTGGCCTTCACCCCGTCCACGCTGAGAACAGCCCGCTGAAGCCCAGGGTCGTGACCGTGGTCAAGGTGGGCGGCCACCCCCTCCGCAAGATCACCCTGCTCCTCAACAGGCGATCGGTGCAAAGCTTTGAGCAGCTCTTGGCTGACGTCTCAGAGGCcctgggctttcccaggtggaaGAGTGACCGCGTGAGGAAGCTGTTCAACCTCAAAGGCCGGGAAATCAGGAGTGTGTCTGATTTCTTCAGGGAAGGAGATGCCTTCATAGCGGTGGGCAAGGAGCCGCTGACGCTGAAGAACATCCAGGTGGCTATAGAGGAACTGTACCCCAGCAAAGCCCGGGCTCTGACTTTGACCCAGCAGCACAGCCAGGTCCCCTCTCCAAGGTTGAGAAGCAGACTTTACAGCAAAGCTGTGAAAGGGGGTCGACCCTGTGGGGAGACCGAGACCACCAAGAGCAGCAGTGAGGCTGCTAGGTCCCCTGCGGCCATCAGACCCCAGGGGCAGACCCCCGGGGAGGACAGGGCGAGGACCCCGAAGAAATGGGGGAAAGGGAAGTGGGAGCCCGAATCTGGCAGCAAGGCGCCCAAGGATGCCGCCCTGGAGAGGCGTGCCAGTGGAGAGAAGCACCTGGCCGTGGAGATCGAAAAGACGTCGGGGGAATTGATCAGGTGTGAAAAGTGTAAGCGGGAGCGAGAGCTCCAGCAGGGCCTGCAGAGGGAGCGACTGTCCCTGGGCACCAGCGAGCTGGACCTGGGCAGGTGCCCCCGCTACGACGTGGAGAGGCTGGTGAGGACCAGGAGCTGCCGGAGGTCTCCGGAGGAGAAGCcccagggtggggaggaaggctgGAAGGAGGGTCCCCGGAGCAGTCCTGGGCACCCCCCACAGGAACCGAGGAGACCCAGCAAAAGCGTTGACAAGAAAGAGGACAGAGACCCCGGAGGCCAGGAGGGTCATCCCCCTGCTGCAGCCAAGGCCAAGAGGGACGTTTTCGTTGGGGAAGCACAGCCCCGCCGAGAGGAGAAAGACGGCAGGAACGCAGGCAGGAGCAAGCCGGGAGGCTGGCTCCGGAGGGAGCATCACGCTGACCTGGATCCGGAGAAGCTCCCCAGGACCGGAGGGGACGAGCAGGAGGCGGAGAAGGAGAAGAAGCCCGGGGTGTCCGGAGCGAGGAGGATGATGGTTCCCCGCGATGAGCCGCCAGCCAGAATCGAAAAGGAGCCCAAGACGAGGCCGGAGGAGAGCAAGGCGGAGCGGCCGGGCAGGAGGCGGCGGCCTGCTGGCATCCTGGCGGCCGACGTGCGAAAGCAGTACGAGCCGGGCCGGGTGATCGGCGACGGGAACTTTGCGGTGGTGAAGGAGTGCAGGCATCGCGGCACCCGGCAGGCCTACGCCATGAAGATCATCGACAAGTCCAAGCTCAAGGGGAAGGAGGACATGGTGGACAGCGAGATCCTCATCATTCAGAGCCTCTCTCACCCCAACATCGTGAAACTGCACGAAGTGTACGAAACGGACGCCGAGATCTACCTGATCATGGAGTACGTGCAGGGAGGGGACCTGTTCGACGCCATCATCGAAAGTGTGAAGTTCCCCGAGCGCGAGGCCGCCCTCATGCTCATGGACTTGTGCAAGGCGCTGGTGCACTTGCACGACAAGAGGATCGTCCACCGGGACCTCAAGCCGGAGAATCTGCTGGTGAGCCCTGCCCTGGTGGGAGAGGGCAGCAGGGGGACCCTGTTCACCacgtggtccaggggttaagactccgtgcttccaatgcaggggttccaggtgctatccctggtctgggcactaagatcccacattccccaaggtgcagacaaaaataattttttaattaaaaaaaaaaaagagagagacaaaacatAGGAATGGTCACCTATTTTGTTACCTTTGGACTGTAGAACATCGCTGTGCTTGCCCAActtaagtcattcagttgtgtctgactctttgcaactcttatggactgtagcccaccaggctcctctgtccatggggattctccaggcaagaatactggagtgggctgccatgccctcctccaggggatctttgcaacccaggaatcaaacccaggtctcctgcattgcaggtggattctttaccatctgagccatcagggaagcctgtagaacattacatatatatatacacacacacacacaattttttatgttgatatgttatatttttgtttttgttcagactaagaaattttctttcctttttttggccaTAGAGTGTggcatgcatgatcttagttccccaatcaaggaTTGAATCTGTACCCCTTGCAGTAAAAACAggatgtcttaaccactggacagccatggAAATCCCTGGAACATTACCTTTatggtcttttttttaatgtacttgttCCAGTATGTAAAACTTGCTTATAGTTCAAAAATTGTGGAAACAAATGGGTTTTGATTAAATTATTGAGAAAGTAGCCTTCCAATTTAAACAGAATGGAAAATGTTTCCTCATCCCTGGGAGAAGAGTATTTTCACTTGGACGGTGATTACATGGACTTCATTTCTTGGGCATTTGCACATCTTCTGGCCTAGGTGTTAAGGGTGTCTGCTGGTAACAGCTTCCCCTGTAGGCTTTGAGCCCATGCTCCCATTGAAAGCCCCCTGGCCCTTTTGAAGAAAAGGTCTTGCCACAGGAATTAAAAAGGCTTGGTCTTGAgaattttctggtggtccagtggttaggactcagcattcTCACTGCCGAGGGTCAGGGTTccctccctggtcaggaaactaagattccacgagCCTCTGGCATCAGCCCTTTTGTCTCTCTGGGGCTTTGTCTCttcatttatgaaaaagaaatagtaaTGGTACCTATCTTGTACGGTTGAGGGTGGATTGTTCACGGGAAAGGGACAATTAGCCCGAGACCACCAGGAGCTGGCCTTCCACTCACAGCTCAGCGGTTCAGGTTTTGGATAAGGTCACTCTGGGACCatgatgtgtgctcagtcgtgtccaactcttttcaaccccatgaactaactgtagcccaccaggctcctctgcctatgggatttcccaggcaagaatactggagtgggtagccatttgatGGATCCAGACAAAAGCAAGACCTCTTCATCATGATGTCCAAATCCAGATAAGAACAGGATAGTCCAGACCACAAGTGTGGCTACATGTTCCCTTCCTGGGGACTGACTCACTGCCCCATCTTCTTCTCACCTTCTAGATAAGAATTACCAATATGCCCACTCACAGAATTACCCTCACATCCTGAAAGTATCCAATTCATAGCAAAATCCTACTTTCTTGAACCCCCTTCCAAATAGCTGGCACAGCCCAGATCTCGCTAGTTCATTGAACAACCTCTCGCTTAGACGCCTGGATCCCCAAGGTGCACCTTCTCGCTTGTTGCACTGAGGCAATCAACTGAACATGTTTCTGAGCTTCAGCTGTGTTCCTAGTGGGCTTC is part of the Bubalus kerabau isolate K-KA32 ecotype Philippines breed swamp buffalo chromosome 20, PCC_UOA_SB_1v2, whole genome shotgun sequence genome and harbors:
- the DCLK3 gene encoding serine/threonine-protein kinase DCLK3; the encoded protein is MSVAMWRGPGEERGGAGRARGGRRGGRAVAKPAPPETFPVAVARRSIRRAAGGNKPRRRRGFLAASAAPALPSSRGPVSGPPSHARRRALPAPAAAPRPARPRLPHSAHPGSVEGQADRAFSSCGHTIWKNCPLCGRQCWMRSQEGCSLALPCFSLEPMHRCLCCSPLARTNGHRGLCEHSLKCLSSRITERKLQGTWLPAGRGSLEKPFLGSRNSVVPAFSPQSGLHPVHAENSPLKPRVVTVVKVGGHPLRKITLLLNRRSVQSFEQLLADVSEALGFPRWKSDRVRKLFNLKGREIRSVSDFFREGDAFIAVGKEPLTLKNIQVAIEELYPSKARALTLTQQHSQVPSPRLRSRLYSKAVKGGRPCGETETTKSSSEAARSPAAIRPQGQTPGEDRARTPKKWGKGKWEPESGSKAPKDAALERRASGEKHLAVEIEKTSGELIRCEKCKRERELQQGLQRERLSLGTSELDLGRCPRYDVERLVRTRSCRRSPEEKPQGGEEGWKEGPRSSPGHPPQEPRRPSKSVDKKEDRDPGGQEGHPPAAAKAKRDVFVGEAQPRREEKDGRNAGRSKPGGWLRREHHADLDPEKLPRTGGDEQEAEKEKKPGVSGARRMMVPRDEPPARIEKEPKTRPEESKAERPGRRRRPAGILAADVRKQYEPGRVIGDGNFAVVKECRHRGTRQAYAMKIIDKSKLKGKEDMVDSEILIIQSLSHPNIVKLHEVYETDAEIYLIMEYVQGGDLFDAIIESVKFPEREAALMLMDLCKALVHLHDKRIVHRDLKPENLLVQRNEDKSTTLKLADFGLAKHVVRPIFTVCGTPTYVAPEILSEKGYGLEVDMWAAGVILYILLCGFPPFRSPERDQEELFNIIQLGHFEFLAPYWDNISDAAKDLVSRLLVVNPKKRYTAHQVLQHPWLEAAGKTSRTNLQKEVPPSSEDHFRS